A genome region from Lactobacillus sp. ESL0791 includes the following:
- a CDS encoding heavy metal-binding domain-containing protein translates to MAGEQILVTTTEQIPGKSYEIIGEVFGLTTQSKNMFKDMGAGLKSMVGGEIRSYTKMLEDSRVQALERLRQSAQDMDADAVVMMRFDSGSIGGDMQSVVAYGTAVRYVTAE, encoded by the coding sequence ATGGCGGGAGAACAGATTTTGGTAACAACGACGGAGCAGATTCCTGGTAAAAGTTACGAAATTATTGGCGAAGTATTTGGCTTGACGACACAATCCAAAAATATGTTTAAAGACATGGGAGCTGGTTTAAAATCAATGGTCGGCGGCGAAATCCGCAGTTACACCAAGATGTTAGAGGACTCGCGGGTTCAGGCCTTGGAACGCTTGCGGCAATCTGCACAGGACATGGACGCCGATGCCGTTGTTATGATGCGCTTTGATTCCGGTTCAATTGGCGGCGATATGCAATCTGTTGTTGCTTATGGCACGGCGGTGAGGTATGTGACGGCTGAATAA
- a CDS encoding SLAP domain-containing protein, which produces MKKDKKLILSLAAALALIPTGAITINANKAYAVQTDDQTTKRTLTLNHNTRIYNKKGQKLSSYQRSNGLLKKGKTVKYAAKAQAIIDPSTQRYSFHDDEWNWFYLPYKTIKGKEYYSIGNGGYIKAANVDSVDNNELFINQVTATVKDKFKGKLTVLNNDERAINSDIKIGNKFIINREIDPSDLLTRSDGDTSLYGIKSNTDSYIPSYEVKIKRRHPLLPYSNCMKLLITNPTNYYTEDGTVFTREVDPSKEAIIGDASKEKFTTTPALAKGNQIAADKEVYIYVPEDQKKEKFYEVYNNAKTLNDNTTLFVKVADTKYIYGLQIKNIDSKN; this is translated from the coding sequence ATGAAAAAAGATAAAAAATTAATATTAAGTTTGGCGGCAGCTTTAGCACTTATCCCAACTGGGGCCATCACAATTAATGCTAATAAAGCTTACGCAGTGCAAACTGATGACCAAACTACAAAGAGAACATTAACATTAAATCATAATACCCGTATTTATAATAAGAAGGGGCAAAAATTATCTTCTTATCAAAGAAGTAATGGCTTGCTTAAAAAGGGTAAAACAGTCAAATATGCGGCCAAAGCACAAGCAATTATTGATCCAAGCACCCAAAGATACTCTTTCCATGATGATGAGTGGAATTGGTTTTATCTGCCATATAAAACAATTAAAGGAAAAGAATATTATAGTATTGGCAATGGTGGCTATATTAAGGCAGCAAATGTTGATAGTGTTGATAATAACGAATTATTTATTAATCAAGTTACTGCTACAGTTAAAGATAAATTTAAAGGTAAGCTTACCGTATTAAATAATGACGAACGGGCAATAAACTCAGATATTAAAATTGGCAATAAATTTATTATAAACAGAGAAATAGACCCTTCAGATTTACTTACGCGGTCTGATGGTGACACTTCTTTATATGGTATTAAGTCTAATACAGACAGTTATATACCATCATATGAAGTTAAAATAAAGAGAAGACACCCTTTGCTTCCTTATAGTAATTGTATGAAATTATTGATTACTAACCCTACAAATTATTATACAGAAGATGGCACAGTATTTACCCGTGAAGTCGATCCTTCCAAGGAAGCAATTATTGGAGATGCCTCTAAAGAAAAGTTTACGACCACACCCGCACTTGCCAAAGGCAATCAAATAGCAGCAGACAAAGAAGTATATATTTATGTGCCTGAAGATCAGAAAAAAGAAAAGTTTTACGAAGTTTACAACAATGCAAAAACTTTGAATGACAACACTACTTTATTTGTTAAAGTCGCAGATACTAAATATATTTACGGTTTGCAAATAAAAAATATCGATAGCAAAAACTAA
- a CDS encoding HD domain-containing protein — protein sequence MDISKVKDFVKQQLQGEKTGHDFYHGQRVAHLAKKMYLADHQSAHEDSRMVAIIMTAGYLHDTIDEKICAAPKTVIAKIKQLLPEVGFTDLEIKDILFTMQHMSFSKNIEQHYQLPVSGQYVQDADRIESLGAIGIARAFTYGGKHDNVIYDPQIKPQEIVNHDQYRNHEETTINHFYEKLFKLEATMNTVGGEAEAKRRTNYMKDFVNEFMQEWDV from the coding sequence ATGGATATCAGCAAGGTAAAAGATTTTGTTAAACAGCAGCTGCAGGGTGAAAAGACCGGGCATGATTTTTATCATGGGCAACGGGTAGCGCATCTAGCTAAAAAAATGTATTTGGCTGATCACCAATCTGCCCATGAAGACAGCCGCATGGTTGCCATCATTATGACCGCTGGTTATTTGCACGATACGATTGACGAAAAAATTTGTGCGGCTCCTAAGACGGTGATTGCCAAGATTAAGCAGCTGCTGCCTGAGGTTGGTTTTACGGATCTAGAAATTAAAGATATTTTGTTTACGATGCAGCATATGTCCTTTTCGAAAAATATTGAGCAGCATTATCAGCTGCCTGTGAGCGGACAATATGTGCAGGATGCCGACCGGATTGAGAGTTTAGGTGCAATCGGTATTGCCCGTGCCTTTACCTATGGCGGTAAGCATGACAATGTTATTTATGATCCGCAGATTAAACCCCAAGAAATTGTTAACCACGACCAGTACCGCAATCATGAGGAAACGACAATTAATCATTTTTATGAAAAGCTGTTTAAATTGGAAGCAACGATGAACACTGTTGGCGGTGAGGCTGAAGCCAAGCGCCGGACCAATTACATGAAGGATTTTGTTAACGAATTTATGCAGGAATGGGACGTTTAG
- a CDS encoding IMP dehydrogenase has product MSDWNTKFAKKGLTFDDVLLIPAESHVLPNEVDLSTRLADNLKLNIPLISAGMDTVTEGAMAIAMALQGGLGVVHKNMSIAAQAGEVANVKSVVVPSNATKAAVDDENRLLVAAAVGVTSDTFERTEALLEKGADAIVIDTAHGHSAGVLRKIKEIREHFPAVTLIAGNVATGDATRALFDAGVDVVKVGIGPGSICTTRIVAGVGVPQITAIYDAATAAHEYHKPIIADGGIKYSGDVVKALAAGGNAVMLGSMLSGTTEAPGEIFTADGKKFKAYRGMGSVGAMAQAHGSSDRYFQGGVNEANKLVPEGIEARVEYKGDVSDIIFQIDGGLRSGMGYVGAATVSELIAKAQFVQITNAGLRESHPHDVQITKEAPNYK; this is encoded by the coding sequence ATGTCAGATTGGAATACGAAATTTGCCAAAAAAGGTTTAACTTTTGATGATGTTTTATTGATTCCGGCGGAAAGCCACGTCCTACCTAATGAAGTAGATTTAAGCACACGTCTTGCGGATAATCTTAAATTGAATATTCCGTTAATCAGTGCAGGAATGGACACCGTAACTGAAGGAGCGATGGCGATTGCAATGGCTCTTCAGGGCGGACTAGGAGTTGTGCATAAGAACATGTCGATTGCTGCTCAAGCCGGTGAGGTTGCTAATGTGAAAAGTGTCGTAGTTCCATCGAATGCGACCAAAGCAGCAGTTGATGATGAAAACCGCTTGCTGGTTGCAGCCGCCGTCGGTGTTACCAGTGACACATTTGAACGGACCGAGGCATTACTTGAAAAGGGTGCTGATGCAATTGTGATCGATACGGCTCATGGTCATTCGGCAGGTGTTTTACGTAAAATCAAGGAAATTCGCGAGCATTTTCCAGCCGTGACCTTGATTGCAGGTAATGTTGCTACGGGTGATGCCACGCGGGCTCTGTTTGATGCTGGAGTTGATGTTGTCAAAGTTGGCATCGGGCCGGGTTCGATTTGTACAACTAGGATTGTTGCCGGTGTTGGTGTGCCGCAAATCACGGCAATTTATGATGCGGCAACCGCAGCCCATGAATACCACAAACCAATCATTGCGGATGGCGGAATCAAATATTCCGGGGATGTGGTTAAGGCACTGGCAGCTGGCGGCAATGCCGTGATGCTGGGCAGCATGTTATCGGGAACCACAGAAGCGCCGGGCGAAATTTTTACCGCTGACGGCAAGAAGTTTAAGGCTTACCGCGGGATGGGTTCTGTGGGTGCAATGGCGCAGGCACACGGCTCATCGGATCGTTATTTTCAAGGCGGTGTTAATGAAGCCAACAAGCTGGTTCCTGAGGGGATTGAAGCGCGGGTTGAATATAAGGGCGATGTGTCTGATATTATCTTCCAAATTGACGGCGGCCTGCGTTCCGGCATGGGCTATGTCGGTGCGGCTACCGTTTCCGAATTGATTGCCAAGGCTCAGTTTGTGCAGATTACCAATGCGGGTCTGCGTGAATCGCATCCACACGATGTGCAGATAACCAAGGAAGCTCCTAATTATAAGTAA
- a CDS encoding NUDIX domain-containing protein has protein sequence MRARVVIYNEQLKAILLINRIKKDRNYWVIPGGGAKGTETPVETAIREIDEELQLKYRPEQLKQIFTLEEDEVQPVFWAETTVTVAPKISGEEVGRSNKDNIYRPAFVKVSDLKKVNLMPPEATDKILLALENK, from the coding sequence ATGCGTGCAAGAGTTGTAATTTATAACGAACAATTAAAAGCAATATTGCTGATTAACAGAATAAAAAAGGATCGCAATTACTGGGTTATTCCCGGCGGCGGTGCCAAAGGAACCGAAACACCGGTGGAAACGGCAATTAGGGAAATTGATGAGGAACTGCAGCTTAAGTATCGGCCAGAACAGCTTAAGCAGATTTTTACGCTTGAAGAAGATGAAGTGCAACCGGTATTTTGGGCGGAAACCACCGTGACAGTCGCACCCAAAATCAGTGGTGAGGAAGTGGGGCGCTCAAATAAAGACAACATTTATCGTCCGGCTTTTGTTAAAGTTTCTGACTTAAAAAAGGTTAATTTGATGCCGCCTGAAGCAACGGACAAAATTTTGCTGGCTTTAGAAAATAAATAA
- a CDS encoding C1 family peptidase, translating to MTHQLSSEELAKFSAAFNKNPQNQVIARAAQNKGILEASYNDRVQADLTQVFSTELDTQNVTDQKKSGRCWEFATLNILRHIFGKKYHVKNFTFSQAYNFFWDKIERANIFYDNIIATADRPIKDREVQAYLEEAGEDGGQFHMAAALIAKYGVVPTYAMPETFNTNNTDGFATALGDKLKKDALVLRQLKQDGKDAELEQAHKTFLNEVYQMTAIAVGEPPKKFDLEYRDDDKKYHLDKDLTPLAFLHKYLGEVDFNDYVVLENAPDHEYGKLYGLPFEDNVEGSYRIKLLNVPMEYLETAAVSQLKDGEAVWFGNDVGQQSENKTGYLDTELYQLNDLFGVNLSMSKADRWRTGVSCSTHAMALVGVDEDNGEIRQWKVENSWGSKYGKNGFFTMNNDWFKEYVDSVVVHKKYLTKELVALAEGPIIDLPAWDTLA from the coding sequence ATGACTCATCAATTAAGCAGCGAAGAATTAGCCAAATTTTCAGCTGCTTTTAACAAGAACCCGCAAAATCAGGTAATCGCCCGAGCTGCGCAAAACAAGGGTATTTTGGAAGCATCTTATAACGATCGTGTTCAGGCTGACTTGACCCAGGTCTTTTCCACCGAGCTTGATACCCAAAATGTAACCGATCAGAAAAAATCAGGCCGCTGCTGGGAATTTGCCACACTAAATATTTTGCGGCACATTTTTGGTAAAAAATATCACGTTAAGAATTTTACCTTCTCACAAGCCTACAACTTTTTCTGGGATAAGATCGAACGGGCAAATATTTTTTATGACAACATTATTGCCACGGCGGACAGGCCAATTAAAGATCGCGAAGTTCAAGCATATTTAGAAGAAGCTGGTGAAGACGGCGGCCAATTCCATATGGCTGCTGCATTAATCGCTAAATACGGCGTTGTACCGACCTATGCGATGCCTGAAACCTTCAATACCAATAATACAGATGGATTTGCCACCGCTTTAGGTGATAAGCTCAAAAAAGACGCGCTCGTTTTACGGCAATTAAAGCAAGACGGCAAAGATGCAGAACTTGAACAGGCACACAAAACTTTTCTAAACGAGGTCTACCAAATGACCGCCATTGCAGTCGGTGAGCCGCCAAAGAAATTTGACTTGGAATACCGTGATGATGACAAAAAATATCACCTCGACAAGGACCTAACGCCGCTGGCATTTTTACATAAATACTTAGGCGAGGTGGACTTTAATGACTATGTCGTTTTGGAAAACGCACCCGATCATGAATACGGCAAACTGTACGGCCTGCCCTTTGAGGACAATGTCGAGGGTTCTTACAGAATCAAGCTGCTTAATGTGCCGATGGAATACCTAGAGACGGCTGCTGTCAGTCAATTAAAGGACGGTGAAGCTGTTTGGTTTGGTAACGATGTCGGTCAGCAATCCGAGAATAAGACGGGCTACCTTGACACCGAACTTTACCAGTTAAACGATTTGTTCGGCGTTAATCTCAGCATGTCCAAGGCTGATCGCTGGCGCACCGGTGTCAGTTGTTCAACTCACGCAATGGCCTTAGTCGGCGTTGACGAAGACAACGGCGAAATCCGCCAGTGGAAAGTCGAAAACTCTTGGGGCAGCAAGTACGGCAAGAACGGCTTCTTCACCATGAACAATGACTGGTTCAAGGAATATGTTGATTCTGTAGTTGTCCACAAGAAATACTTGACCAAGGAACTGGTTGCTTTAGCCGAAGGACCAATCATTGATCTTCCTGCATGGGACACATTGGCTTAA
- a CDS encoding C1 family peptidase translates to MAHKLSIQELEQFQANFAKNPKNQVVARAAMRSGVLEASRNDQVQSELTRVFSTELDTDNVTNQKQSGRCWEFATLNILRHLFGKKYKAKDFTFSQAYNFFWDKIERANIFYDNIIASADQPIDSRDVRSYLGGAGEDGGHFHMAAALIEKYGVVPSYAMPETFNTNNTNGFGTALAAKLKKDALVLRQLKQDGKDGELEKTREKFLGEVYQMTAIAVGEPPKKFDLEYRDDDKKYHLDKDLTPLEFLHKYLGNVDFNDYVVITNAPNRDYNKLYAEPASDNIEGSYHVQFLNLPIEFLEQDAVSQLKDGEAVWFGNDVGKQSDRKKGYLDTNLYKLNELFGVDLDLSKADRLATGAGYASHAMALVGVDEDEGTIRQWKVENSWGEKNGEKGYFVMTNDWFKEHTYEVVVHKKYLTAEQRKIAEGPAEKLAAWDSLC, encoded by the coding sequence ATGGCTCATAAATTAAGTATTCAAGAGCTTGAACAATTTCAAGCGAATTTTGCTAAAAATCCGAAAAATCAGGTAGTTGCCCGGGCTGCAATGCGCAGCGGCGTGCTGGAAGCATCCCGTAACGACCAGGTTCAGAGCGAACTAACCCGTGTCTTTTCCACCGAACTGGACACCGACAACGTCACCAACCAGAAACAATCCGGCCGTTGCTGGGAATTTGCCACACTGAACATTTTGCGTCATTTGTTTGGTAAAAAGTACAAGGCAAAGGATTTCACATTTTCCCAAGCCTACAACTTTTTCTGGGATAAAATCGAACGGGCAAATATTTTTTATGACAATATTATTGCTTCGGCCGATCAGCCAATTGATTCACGTGATGTCCGCAGCTATTTAGGCGGTGCCGGTGAAGACGGCGGCCATTTTCACATGGCAGCAGCGCTAATCGAAAAATACGGTGTTGTTCCATCATACGCAATGCCGGAGACTTTTAACACTAACAACACCAATGGTTTTGGCACGGCCCTGGCGGCAAAGCTGAAAAAGGATGCCTTGGTTTTACGGCAATTAAAACAAGATGGTAAAGACGGCGAACTGGAAAAGACCCGGGAAAAATTCCTTGGCGAGGTCTACCAAATGACCGCCATTGCTGTTGGTGAGCCGCCAAAGAAGTTTGACCTGGAATACCGCGATGATGACAAAAAATACCACCTTGACAAGGATTTAACGCCGCTGGAATTTTTGCATAAGTACTTGGGTAATGTTGACTTTAATGATTATGTGGTCATTACCAACGCTCCTAACCGCGACTACAACAAGCTGTATGCCGAGCCGGCTTCAGACAATATTGAAGGTTCATATCATGTTCAATTTTTGAACCTGCCGATTGAATTTCTTGAGCAGGATGCTGTCAGCCAGTTAAAAGACGGTGAAGCAGTTTGGTTCGGCAACGATGTCGGTAAACAATCCGACAGGAAAAAAGGTTACCTTGATACCAACCTCTACAAGTTAAACGAATTATTCGGTGTTGACCTCGACTTATCAAAAGCTGACAGGTTAGCCACTGGTGCCGGGTACGCTTCCCACGCCATGGCCTTAGTCGGTGTCGATGAAGATGAAGGCACAATCCGCCAATGGAAAGTTGAAAATTCCTGGGGTGAAAAGAACGGTGAAAAAGGCTACTTCGTGATGACCAATGACTGGTTCAAGGAGCACACTTATGAAGTTGTTGTCCACAAGAAGTACCTGACCGCTGAGCAAAGAAAGATCGCCGAAGGTCCAGCAGAAAAACTTGCTGCTTGGGACTCACTCTGTTAA
- a CDS encoding TIGR00266 family protein — MEITILNKGLSPLVELTLANGETAKIQRGSMVYMQNVELHAEMNSNNHNGLGGLVRSVARSKATGESIIINEVKATGSKALVGIAPNTIGAIETLALDQDQQYYLNTGAFLAADANTSYEAVRQKGLDKVFFGGTGGFFILHTTGTGKLLINGTGNIVKMELTEDNNLQIDNTNVLAWADSLDYKIESASGSMGFMSGEGFVDSFSGRGIVYLQTSNLEGLAHSLKPFLPSN, encoded by the coding sequence ATGGAAATAACAATTTTAAATAAAGGACTCTCTCCTTTGGTTGAGTTAACTTTAGCTAACGGCGAAACGGCCAAAATTCAGCGTGGCAGCATGGTTTACATGCAGAATGTCGAACTTCATGCTGAAATGAATTCAAATAATCATAACGGATTAGGCGGTTTAGTTCGGTCGGTTGCACGCAGTAAAGCAACGGGTGAAAGTATAATTATCAATGAGGTTAAAGCAACCGGCAGCAAGGCCTTGGTAGGAATTGCTCCTAATACAATTGGTGCAATCGAAACCCTAGCCCTTGATCAAGACCAGCAATATTATTTAAATACTGGCGCTTTTTTAGCAGCAGATGCAAATACAAGCTATGAAGCTGTGAGACAAAAGGGGCTTGACAAGGTTTTCTTTGGTGGAACTGGTGGTTTCTTTATCCTGCATACCACAGGAACCGGAAAATTATTAATCAATGGCACGGGTAATATTGTTAAAATGGAATTGACAGAAGACAACAATCTGCAAATTGACAATACCAATGTGTTGGCGTGGGCTGATTCGCTAGATTATAAAATCGAATCGGCCAGCGGCAGTATGGGTTTTATGTCAGGCGAAGGTTTCGTGGACAGCTTTTCCGGCCGTGGCATTGTTTATCTTCAGACCAGTAATCTTGAAGGATTAGCTCACTCTTTAAAACCATTTTTGCCAAGCAATTAG